In the genome of bacterium, the window GTGGAACTGCAGGGCGTAGATCTTGCGGCGCGGATCGCCGATCGCGGCCTGAAGCCCGCCCCCGCTCTGGGCGTAGCTCTCAAAACCCGCGGGGAGGACCGTCACGTGATCCCCGTGGCTCATCCACACCGGGGTCTCGTCGTCTTGAAAGCCCTCGAAGATGCCGTACTTTTTCACGATGCGGATCTTGGCGGGACCGTATTCGCGGACGCGGCCGGCCTCGACCTTGCCCTTCAGTGTCTGGGAAAGCCACTGCATACCGTAACAGATCCCCAAGATCGGGACCTGAAGGTCCAGGATCTCGACCGCCGCGGACGGGGCATCGGCCTCATAGACGCTCGAAGGCCCCCCGGAGAGGACGATGGCCTGGGGCGCGAACTCGCGGATCTTCGCCAGGGGGGCGTTGCAGGGATGGATCTCACAGTAGACCTTCTCCTCGCGGATGCGGCGGGCGATCAACTGCGTGTATTGGGAACCAAAATCGAGGATGAGAACGCGGGATGCCATCATTCCAACCGGTAATTCGGCGATTCCTTGGTGATCGTCACGTCGTGCACGTGGCTCTCCTTGAGCCCCGCCGACGTGATCTGCACGAACCGCGCCTTCTTGCGGAGCTCGGCGATGTTCGCCGCGCCCACGTAACCCATGCCGGAGCGGAGTCCGCCGATCAGTTGGTGGATCTGGTCGGAGATGGGCCCGCGCGCCGGGACCATGCCTTCGATCCCCTCGGGAACGAGCTTGGAGGCGTCGGTGACGCCTTCCTGGAAATAACGGTCCTTGCTCCCCCTGCGCATGGCGTTCAAGGAGCCCATGCCGCGATAGGTCTTGAAGGACCGGCCTTGGTACAGGATCGTCTCTCCCGGCGCCTCGTCCGTGCCCGCGAAGAGTCCGCCCGCCATGACGGCCGTGGCGCCCGCCGCCATCGCCTTGGTGATGTCGCCGGAAAACTTGATGCCGCCGTCCGCGATGAGCGGGATCTGGTAGCGGTTGGCGACGGAGGCGCACTCGAGGATCGCCGTGAACTGCGGGACGCCCACGCCGGAGACGACGCGCGTCGTGCAGATGGACCCGGGACCGACGCCCACCTTGATCGCATGGACTCCCGCCTTGATCAGGGCCTCGGCCCCGTCGGCGGTGGCGACGTTGCCGGCGACCAGCGCGACCTTGGCGAAGCGTTCACGGAACTCCTTTGCGGTATCGATCACGCTTCGCGAGTGACCATGAGCGGTATCAATGATGATGAGA includes:
- the guaB gene encoding IMP dehydrogenase, giving the protein MAAPQIPIAYTFDDVLLLPGESSVLPTDVDTGVKLTEKISLTIPLISAAMDTVTESKTAIAMARLGGLGIIHKNLTPEEQALEVEKVKRAESGMILEPVTMTPDQKLGEAAQLMKKHDISGVPIIVGKKVVGILTHRDLRFQKNLNQKIEDAMTKEVVTAKEGITIEKAKEILQKNRIEKLPVVDAQGNLKGLITIKDIEQALRYPNSCKDELGRLRVGAAIGVGKVALDRAEILINEGADLIIIDTAHGHSRSVIDTAKEFRERFAKVALVAGNVATADGAEALIKAGVHAIKVGVGPGSICTTRVVSGVGVPQFTAILECASVANRYQIPLIADGGIKFSGDITKAMAAGATAVMAGGLFAGTDEAPGETILYQGRSFKTYRGMGSLNAMRRGSKDRYFQEGVTDASKLVPEGIEGMVPARGPISDQIHQLIGGLRSGMGYVGAANIAELRKKARFVQITSAGLKESHVHDVTITKESPNYRLE